The Mycolicibacterium cosmeticum sequence AGGAGCCCGAGGTGGCGTTGTCGCTGCCGCTGGGGGCGGGCCGGCTGACCAGGGAGTGGCTGGCCGACGATCCGCCCGGGCGGCGCAAGGTGGCCGCGCTGCGGGACTGGCTGGCCACCGAGATGTCGGAGGCCGGGTCGACGATCCAGGCGGCGGGCAGCCCCGATCTGGCGGTCGCCACGTCCAAGACGTTCCGTTCGCTGGCCCGGCTCACCGGCGCGGCGCCCTCGGCGGCCGGGCCGCGGGTCAAGCGCACCCTGACCGCCGCGGGATTGCGGCAGCTCATAGCGTTCATCTCTAGGATGACAACGGCCGACCGAGCCGAGTTGGAGGGGGTGAGTGCCGAACGGGCGCCACAGATCGTGGCCGGAGCCCTGGTAGCTGAAGCCAGCATGCGCGCGCTCGGTATCGAGCAGGTGGAGATCTGCCCCTGGGCGTTGCGGGAAGGCCTCATCCTGCGGAAACTCGACAGTGAGGCCGACGGCACAGCCTTGGTGGAGACAGCATTGCCCAAAGGCAACAGACGATGACAGAACCGAACGACACCACCAGCACCCGCCCCATCTCGGTGGCGGAGCTGCTGGCGAAGAACGGCAGCATCGGCGCCCCGTCGCCCGGCGGGCGGCGCCGGCGCCGGCGTGGCAACGCCGATGCCGTCACCGTGGCCGAACTCACCGGCGAGATCCCGATCGTCAACTATCACACCGGCGAGCACGAGGTGATCGACGCCGAGACCACCCCCGACAACGGTCGGGTCGAGGCACCGAGCGAGGAGCCGGCGGCGCCGGCCGAAGCCGAGGTCGCCGTCGAAGCCCAGTCGGTGCTGGAACAGCCCCAGGTCACCGAGGACGAGCCGGACGCCCAGCCCGAGCCCGAGGCCCAGCCCGAGCCCGTGCCGCACTACACGCACCACGGCCTGCGCCGCTCGGCCGCGCTGCCCGCGGGCGGCGCCGAGGAGATGAGCCCGGACCCGCTGATCGACGACGACGAACTCGCCGCCGTCGATCTCACGGATGTCGATCTCACCGCCGACCCGCAGGCGGTCACCGGCGGCACGGACGCCCTGCCGTCGGCCTTCCCGTCGTACCTGTCCCGGGTGCCCGGCCCGGAGGACATCGATCTGGGCGGCCCGGACACCGCGGCCACCCTGACCGACACCGCCGTGGTCACCGACGAGCCCGGGGCGGAGCTCGCCGAGGAAGCCGAGGCGGAGCCGGCCACCAGCCGGTCGCCGTTCCTGCACGGGGTGTGGATCGTCGCGCAGAGCATCTTCGCCGTGCTGTTCGGCGCCGGCTTGTTCGTGGCCTTTGACCAGCTGTGGAAGTGGAACAACATCGTCGCCCTGGTGCTGTCGGTGCTGGTCATCCTCGGCCTGGTGGTCGGGGTGCGCGTGGTGCGCAGGACCGAGGACATCGCCA is a genomic window containing:
- a CDS encoding Ppx/GppA phosphatase family protein, which codes for MRLGVLDVGSNTVHLLVVDARRGGHPTPMSSTKAALRLAESIDSSGKLTRKGADKLVDTVTEFASIATSSGCAELMAFATSAVRDATNSEDVLARVQTEAGVSLRVLSGVDESRLTFLAVRRWYGWSAGRIINIDIGGGSLELSSGVDEEPEVALSLPLGAGRLTREWLADDPPGRRKVAALRDWLATEMSEAGSTIQAAGSPDLAVATSKTFRSLARLTGAAPSAAGPRVKRTLTAAGLRQLIAFISRMTTADRAELEGVSAERAPQIVAGALVAEASMRALGIEQVEICPWALREGLILRKLDSEADGTALVETALPKGNRR